GGCTATGAACCAACACAGTTGCTGGAACTTGACGTTGTGGCAAATGCCTGTGGGGTAAAATCGGTTCTTTATAAGGATGAATCAACACGTTTTGGCCTGCAATCATTCAAGGCACTTGGGGGTGCCTATGCGATTGCTGACGTGCTAAATAGCTTTGTCAGCAAAGGCGGCAAGCCAGAAGACTTCACCGCCGCCACCGCCACTGATGGTAACCATGGACGTTCGGTTGCATGGGGCGCCCAGCAGGCCGGATGTAATGCCAAGATTTATATCCATGCGCATGTCAGCACCGCCCGTGAAGACGCCATGAAAGCCTATGGTGCCGATGTAATCCGGGTTGATGGTAACTACGAAGCCTCGCTTGCTGCCTGTAAAAGCGACGCTGAAAAACATGGATGGCAGCTGGTATCAGATACGTCATGGGATGGCTATCTGGATGTGCCACGTCAGGTTTTGGCAGGTTATTCGATCATTTCAGCTGAAGTCATGGATCAGATGGGCGAGCAGCGCCCGACACATGCCTTTTTGCCTGTTGGCGTTGGCGGTCTTGCCAGCGGAATCGTTGGCCCGTTCTGGGATGATATGGGTAGCAATATGTGCAAAGCCATTTCGGTTGAAAGCGCGATGTCAGCCTGTTTCCTTGAAAGCATTCGCAATGATCGTCCTACATTGGTTGATATTGCCGAAGAAACCATGATGGCTGGCCTGTCATGTGGGGAAATCTCGTCTCTGGCGTGGGATATGCTGCGCCCGACCCTATCGCACTGCCTTAGCATTACCGATGATGGTGTTGCCCCGCTTATGCAGGCCTTTGCAAATGGCCAGCTAACCACTGATAGCACCAAAATCGAAGCGGGTGAATGCTCGACATCTGGCCTTGCCGCTTTGATCGCCGCAACATCTGACCCTGCCTTCAAAGATCAGCTTGGTCTGGATGAAAACGCCATAGTGCTTTTGATTGGCACTGAAGGCGCAACCGATCCTGCACTTTACAGCGACATAACCGGTATCAATCTCTAGCGTGATAAGGACATATATGCACATGGAACGCGGCTTTACATCAGAAGAATTCGAACAACGCTGTCAACGCATTCAAAAGGCAATGCACAATAGGGATGTAGATGCTTTACTGCTGAGTTCAGAAGCTGAAATTCGCTATTTTACCGGCTTTATGACGCAATTCTGGCAAAGCCCAACCCGTCCCTGGTTTATTCTGATTCCGGCAGATGGCAAGCCAATTGCCATAATACCGACAATCGGCGTCCCACTTATGCAAGACTGCTATGTCGGTGACATCAAAAGCTGGCCATCACCAGCCGAGGATGACGATGGCATCAGCCTCGTATATGACGCCATTACCAGCCATATGGGATCAAAAAGCAGACTTGGTATGCTTATGGGACGTGAAACCGCGATCCGTATGCCTCTGGCCGATCTTGATAGATTACGCGCCCGGTTGACGGATATAGAATGGGTCAATATGACAACCGATGTTCAGCATATCCGGATGATCAAATCACCAGCCGAGATAGCAAAATCACGTCATGTGTGTGGCATGGTATCATCGGTATTTGCCGATCTCCCAAATTGGGTAACAGCAGGCCTGCCTTTGCGCGAATTATTCCGCGAATTCAAAATCCGGGCGTTGCAGGCGGGTATTGACGATGTCAGTTACCTTGTCGGCTCCGCTGGTCCGGGTGGATATTTTGATATCATCGCCCCGCCAGATGGCCGCATGCTTGCCGCAGGCGACGTCTTTATGCTCGATACCGGATGCATATGGGACGGCTATTTCAGCGACTTTGACCGTAATTTTGCCATTGGCCACGCCACTGATGATGCCAAGAGCGCGCATCATCAACTCTATGACGCCACCGAGGCGGCCTTGGATATCCTGAAACCCGGCATAA
This window of the Candidatus Puniceispirillum marinum IMCC1322 genome carries:
- a CDS encoding diaminopropionate ammonia-lyase; the encoded protein is MSNLDQAMGQCSIVECITNQNHNPGTFPDDEHVLSNAQMQTAQSVIAAWPGYEPTQLLELDVVANACGVKSVLYKDESTRFGLQSFKALGGAYAIADVLNSFVSKGGKPEDFTAATATDGNHGRSVAWGAQQAGCNAKIYIHAHVSTAREDAMKAYGADVIRVDGNYEASLAACKSDAEKHGWQLVSDTSWDGYLDVPRQVLAGYSIISAEVMDQMGEQRPTHAFLPVGVGGLASGIVGPFWDDMGSNMCKAISVESAMSACFLESIRNDRPTLVDIAEETMMAGLSCGEISSLAWDMLRPTLSHCLSITDDGVAPLMQAFANGQLTTDSTKIEAGECSTSGLAALIAATSDPAFKDQLGLDENAIVLLIGTEGATDPALYSDITGINL
- a CDS encoding M24 family metallopeptidase, with the protein product MERGFTSEEFEQRCQRIQKAMHNRDVDALLLSSEAEIRYFTGFMTQFWQSPTRPWFILIPADGKPIAIIPTIGVPLMQDCYVGDIKSWPSPAEDDDGISLVYDAITSHMGSKSRLGMLMGRETAIRMPLADLDRLRARLTDIEWVNMTTDVQHIRMIKSPAEIAKSRHVCGMVSSVFADLPNWVTAGLPLRELFREFKIRALQAGIDDVSYLVGSAGPGGYFDIIAPPDGRMLAAGDVFMLDTGCIWDGYFSDFDRNFAIGHATDDAKSAHHQLYDATEAALDILKPGITASDLFHAMDNILRPDADPDDGGGDVGRYGHGLGTQLTETPSHTIWDKTVIEAGMALTIEPSIIYGDGFLMVAEENLVVTKDGFELLSYRADRDLPIIA